A stretch of the Capsicum annuum cultivar UCD-10X-F1 chromosome 8, UCD10Xv1.1, whole genome shotgun sequence genome encodes the following:
- the LOC107840050 gene encoding LOW QUALITY PROTEIN: metacaspase-1 (The sequence of the model RefSeq protein was modified relative to this genomic sequence to represent the inferred CDS: inserted 1 base in 1 codon), with translation MVYFAFIPASASPISEEEAYKPPTKRNILEAFRWLMEDLKSGDSLVFYFKGYGLQQPDFNGXICPLDFRTEGMISDNAINDILVKPLIPGVTLHAIVDAFHSGTILDLPWVYNENKWKDNRPPSGVNKGTSGGRAISFSACKDNQLAAYTSAFCAEKFMTGAMTCLFVRAIWENPDITYQGLLDYMHKEIEKVNRARSPLLKVLQRKIDQEPVLSSSEKFNTNMKFKL, from the exons atggtatattttgcattcattcctgcaagCGCATCGCCTATCAGTG AAGAAGAGGCATATAAACCTCCAACTAAGAGAAACATCCTGGAGGCTTTcaggtggttgatggaagacctTAAATCAGGTGACTCGTTGGTGTTCTACTTCAAAGGATATGGCTTACAGCAACCTGATTTTAATG TGATCTGTCCTCTCGACTTTAGGACTGAAGGCATGATCAGTGATAATGCCATCAATGATATTCTTGTTAAACCATTGATTCCAGGTGTTACACTTCATGCCATTGTTGACGCTTTCCATAGTGGAACTATTCTCGACTTACCTTGGGTATACAACGA GAATAAATGGAAAGATAACAGACCCCCATCCGGCGTTAATAAGGGCACAAGCGGTGGCAGGGCCATCAGTTTCAGTGCTTGCAAGGATAATCAACTAGCTGCATACACCTCT GCTTTCTGTGCTGAAAAATTTATGACTGGTGCCATGACTTGCCTATTTGTAAGAGCTATCTGGGAAAATCCGGATATAACATACCAAGGATTACTTGATTATATGCACAAGGAAATCGAAAAGGTCAACAGAGCCAGAAGTCCACTGCTGAAGGTACTTCAACGCAAGATAGACCAG GAACCAGTGTTATCATCTTCTGAAAAATTCAACACTAACATGAAGTTCAAGCTCTGA
- the LOC107840049 gene encoding metacaspase-1 yields the protein MSMMCQKCRHQLPLPPHDQLFRCECGNLIPLSGSERRLPVREHGKFRRNSSRTNSLSPSLSVSPEKISYYWFTGLIPVSNRNQRSDSEHSRYSPRLSPGFTKPPPHGKNALCSDSEYSSTNPRLSLIFTKPPPRGKRALLCGVTYKAEKFRLKGTLHDVHSMGDLLLRKFNFSDDSILILAEEEAYKPPTKRNILESFKWLMEDLKSGDSMVFYFKGYGLRQPDFNDDELDGFDEMICPLDFRTEGMISDNAINDILVKPLIPGVTLHAIVDACHSGTILDLPWVYNENKWKDNRPPSGVNKGTSGGRAISFCACKDNQLAAYTSAFCAEKIMTGAMTYTFTNALWENPDITYKGLLDCMHRAIERVNKARCPLLKVLQRKIDQEPVLSSSEKFNTNMKFEL from the exons ATGTCTATGATGTGTCAAAAATGTCGACACCAACTGCCATTGCCACCACATGATCAACTATTTCGTTGCGAGTGTGGTAATTTGATTCCTCTGAGCGGTAGTGAGAGGCGACTGCCAGTTCGAGAACATGGTAAATTCAGGAGAAACAGTTCCAGAACGAACAGTCTATCCCCTTCACTCAGCGTTAGTCCGGAGAAAATATCTTACTATTGGTTTACTGGATTAATTCCTGTTTCCAATAGGAATCAACGTAGCGATAGTGAGCACTCCCGCTATAGTCCACGTTTGTCTCCAGGTTTCACAAAGCCACCACCACATGGGAAGAACGCACTTTGCAGTGATAGTGAGTACTCCAGCACTAATCCACGTTTGTCTCTAATTTTCACAAAGCCGCCACCACGTGGGAAGCGCGCACTTCTTTGTGGGGTGACTTACAAGGCGGAGAAATTCAGGCTTAAAGGAACATTGCATGATGTACACAGCATGGGGGACTTGCTTCTTCGAAAATTCAACTTTTCAGATGATTCCATTCTTATTCTAGCAG AGGAAGAGGCATATAAACCTCCAACTAAGAGAAACATCCTGGAGtctttcaagtggttgatggaagacCTTAAATCAGGTGACTCGATGGTGTTCTACTTCAAAGGATATGGCTTACGACAACCTGATTTTAATGATGATGAGCTAGATGGTTTTGATGAAATGATCTGTCCTCTCGACTTTAGGACTGAAGGCATGATCAGTGATAATGCCATCAATGATATTCTTGTTAAACCATTGATTCCAGGTGTTACACTTCATGCCATTGTTGACGCTTGCCATAGTGGAACTATTCTCGACTTACCTTGGGTATACAACGA GAATAAATGGAAAGATAACAGACCCCCATCCGGCGTTAATAAGGGCACAAGCGGTGGCAGGGCCATCAGTTTCTGTGCTTGCAAGGATAATCAACTAGCTGCATATACCTCT GCTTTCTGTGCTGAAAAAATTATGACTGGTGCCATGACTTACACATTTACAAACGCTCTCTGGGAAAATCCAGATATAACATACAAAGGATTACTTGATTGTATGCACAGGGCAATCGAAAGGGTCAACAAAGCTAGATGTCCACTGCTGAAGGTACTCCAACGCAAGATAGACCAG GAACCAGTGTTATCATCCTCTGAAAAATTCAACACTAACATGAAGTTCGAGCTCTAA
- the LOC107840052 gene encoding metacaspase-1, translating into MSMICQKCRQQLPLPPHSQLSRCQCGNLIPLGDSERPLPVREHGRFGSKMRRFRDKFRRNSSRQNSLSSSPSVSPRFSLIFAKPPPSGKRALLCGATYKKEKFRLKGTLHDVHSMKDLLLRKFNFSDDSILILTEEEGHKPPTKRNILAAFKWLMADLKSGDSLVFYFSGHGLRQPDFADDELDGFDETICPLDFRTEGMISDNSINDILVKPLITGVTLHAIVDACHSGTVLDLPWVYKENKWDDNRPPSGTNKGTSGGRAIGFSACKDHQLAADTSAFSAEKIMTGAMTYTFTNALWENPDITYKGLLDCMHRAIEKVNKARCPLLKVLQRKIDQEPVLSSSEKFNINMKFEL; encoded by the exons ATGTCTATGATATGTCAAAAATGTCGACAGCAACTGCCATTGCCACCACATAGTCAACTATCTCGTTGCCAGTGTGGTAATTTGATTCCTCTGGGCGATAGTGAGAGGCCACTGCCAGTTCGAGAACATGGTAGATTCGGTTCTAAAATGAGAAGATTTAGAGACAAATTTCGGAGAAACAGTTCCAGACAGAACAGTCTATCCTCTTCACCCAGCGTCAGTCCACGTTTCTCTCTAATTTTTGCAAAGCCACCACCAAGTGGGAAGCGCGCACTTCTTTGTGGGGCGACTTACAAGAAGGAGAAATTCAGGCTTAAAGGAACACTGCATGATGTACACAGCATGAAGGACTTGCTGCTTCGAAAATTTAACTTCTCAGATGACTCTATTCTCATTCTAACAG AAGAAGAGGGACATAAACCTCCAACTAAGAGAAACATCCTGGCGgctttcaagtggttgatggcaGACCTTAAATCAGGTGACTCGTTGGTGTTCTACTTCTCAGGACATGGCTTACGACAACCGGATTTTGCTGATGATGAGCTAGATGGTTTTGATGAAACGATCTGTCCTCTCGACTTTAGGACTGAAGGCATGATCAGTGATAATTCCATCAATGATATTCTTGTTAAACCACTGATTACCGGAGTTACACTTCATGCTATCGTCGACGCTTGTCATAGTGGAACTGTTCTCGACTTACCATGGGTATACAAAGA GAATAAATGGGACGATAACAGACCCCCATCCGGCACTAATAAGGGCACGAGTGGTGGCAGGGCCATCGGTTTCAGTGCTTGCAAGGATCATCAATTAGCGGCAGACACCTCG GCTTTCTCTGCTGAAAAAATTATGACTGGTGCCATGACTTACACATTTACAAACGCTCTCTGGGAAAATCCAGATATAACATACAAAGGATTACTTGATTGTATGCACAGGGCAATCGAAAAGGTCAACAAAGCTAGATGTCCACTGCTGAAGGTACTCCAACGCAAGATAGACCAG GAACCAGTGTTATCCTCTTCTGAAAAATTCAACATTAACATGAAGTTCGAGCTCTAA